A portion of the Chloroflexota bacterium genome contains these proteins:
- a CDS encoding polyphosphate kinase 2 family protein, with protein sequence MLHPHMVPPGDPIRLKDIDPRYTGDYENKSAAKADLKKDRKRLIQLQELLYAEGKRSLLIILQGMDTSGKDGTIKHVMRGVNPQGCVVTSFKVPTHQELAHDFLWRVHKAVPAKGMIGIFNRSHYEDVLVVRVHNLVPRKVWEKRYDQINAFERTLAENDTVILKFFLHISKEEQKRRLQARLDQPHKRWKFNPADLRERALWDKYVAAYEDAINRCSTEWAPWYVIPADHKWYRNLVIARVIADTLERLDMHFPEPAEDLEKITIPD encoded by the coding sequence ATGCTTCATCCCCATATGGTCCCGCCGGGCGATCCTATCCGCCTCAAAGATATCGACCCTCGATACACCGGCGATTATGAGAACAAGTCCGCAGCCAAAGCGGACCTGAAGAAAGATCGCAAGCGTCTGATCCAGCTTCAGGAACTGCTCTATGCGGAAGGGAAGCGCAGCCTGCTCATCATCCTGCAGGGCATGGACACCAGCGGCAAGGACGGCACCATCAAGCACGTGATGCGAGGCGTGAACCCCCAGGGGTGCGTCGTGACCTCGTTCAAGGTGCCCACGCACCAGGAGCTGGCCCACGATTTCCTGTGGCGGGTTCACAAGGCGGTCCCAGCCAAGGGGATGATCGGCATCTTCAACCGATCCCACTACGAGGATGTGCTGGTGGTGCGTGTGCACAATCTGGTGCCCCGGAAGGTGTGGGAGAAGCGGTACGATCAGATCAACGCCTTCGAACGTACGCTGGCCGAGAACGACACCGTGATCCTGAAGTTCTTCCTACACATCTCCAAAGAGGAGCAAAAGAGGCGGCTCCAGGCCCGGCTGGATCAGCCCCACAAGCGCTGGAAGTTCAACCCGGCCGATCTCAGGGAGCGAGCGTTGTGGGACAAGTACGTGGCCGCGTACGAGGACGCCATCAACCGCTGCTCGACGGAGTGGGCGCCCTGGTACGTGATCCCCGCCGACCACAAATGGTACCGCAACCTGGTCATCGCCCGCGTCATCGCGGACACTCTGGAACGATTGGACATGCACTTCCCGGAGCCGGCGGAGGACCTGGAAAAGATCACGATCCCGGATTAA
- a CDS encoding GNAT family N-acetyltransferase — MRVAPGESALPEVEIRPMEANDIDRIMRTFARWHKTRAQYERYWREQQRGERDVLLALWGDRVVGYVTLVWASKYAPFREQGIPEIVDLNVITEYQRRGIGTALIRAAEQLALQRGRNVIGISVVQSPEYAAANRLYPKLGYVPDGRGITPHDNELHLTRELG, encoded by the coding sequence ATGCGCGTGGCGCCCGGCGAAAGCGCATTGCCGGAGGTCGAGATCCGGCCGATGGAGGCGAATGATATCGACCGGATCATGCGTACGTTTGCCCGCTGGCATAAGACGCGAGCGCAATACGAGCGCTATTGGCGGGAGCAGCAGCGTGGTGAGCGAGACGTCCTGTTGGCGCTCTGGGGGGATAGGGTGGTCGGCTATGTGACGCTGGTGTGGGCCTCCAAGTATGCGCCTTTTCGGGAGCAGGGGATCCCGGAGATCGTGGACTTGAACGTGATCACGGAATATCAGCGGCGTGGCATCGGGACAGCGCTGATCCGGGCGGCGGAACAGCTCGCGCTCCAGCGCGGCAGGAACGTCATCGGGATTTCCGTGGTGCAGTCGCCGGAGTATGCCGCGGCCAATCGCCTGTACCCGAAGTTGGGATACGTCCCCGATGGCCGTGGGATCACGCCGCATGACAACGAGCTGCATCTGACCAGGGAGCTGGGGTAG
- a CDS encoding tRNA (adenine-N1)-methyltransferase — protein sequence MRIAQENDLILLVGQDRRRRLIRLQAGGEWHSHRGRIRHDDIIGQPLGCTIRTHTGYPYLVLEPSTHDLILQLKRTTQIVYPKDAAYIVLRLNLFSGRRVVEAGTGSGGLTLAMARAVMPEGHVYSYEARPEMQTLAERNLGRIGLLPYVTFRTRDIAEGFDERDVDACFLDLRTPWDYLAQAYEALTQGGFFGSLVPTANQVIELLAALESHGGFAEIEVEELSLRPYKPVPDRFRPADRMVAHTAYLIFARKVKLGDESVTWRPAVRRPYLSKLARQQEAEETPEEQEPPVDDEASS from the coding sequence GTGCGGATTGCTCAGGAGAACGACCTGATTCTGCTGGTGGGCCAGGATCGCCGGCGCCGCCTGATCCGCCTGCAGGCGGGAGGGGAGTGGCATAGCCATCGCGGCCGGATCCGGCACGATGACATCATCGGGCAGCCGCTGGGATGCACGATCCGTACCCATACGGGCTACCCCTATCTCGTGCTCGAACCATCCACGCATGACCTGATCCTGCAGCTGAAGCGCACCACGCAGATCGTTTACCCCAAAGATGCGGCTTATATCGTCCTGCGCCTCAACCTCTTCTCCGGGCGGCGGGTGGTGGAGGCTGGCACGGGCAGCGGAGGGCTGACGCTGGCGATGGCGCGAGCGGTCATGCCGGAGGGGCATGTGTACTCCTACGAGGCCCGGCCGGAGATGCAGACGCTGGCGGAGCGTAACCTGGGGCGGATCGGCCTGCTGCCTTACGTCACGTTTCGGACCCGGGACATCGCGGAGGGGTTCGACGAGCGGGATGTGGATGCCTGCTTCCTGGATCTGCGCACGCCCTGGGACTATCTGGCGCAGGCGTACGAGGCGCTCACTCAGGGCGGGTTCTTCGGCAGCCTGGTGCCCACGGCCAATCAGGTCATCGAGCTGCTGGCGGCCTTGGAATCCCACGGCGGCTTCGCCGAGATCGAGGTCGAGGAGCTGTCCCTGCGGCCGTACAAGCCCGTCCCGGATCGGTTCCGGCCCGCTGATCGCATGGTGGCCCACACCGCCTATCTGATCTTCGCCCGCAAGGTGAAGTTGGGCGATGAATCCGTCACGTGGCGACCCGCCGTGCGCCGTCCCTACCTCTCGAAGCTGGCGAGACAGCAGGAGGCCGAGGAGACGCCGGAGGAACAGGAGCCCCCCGTGGATGATGAGGCGTCGTCGTGA
- a CDS encoding SLC13 family permease, which produces MTPQILLTLAIIMAAVVLFATEKLRVDVVALLVLLALVLTGLVSVQEAFAGFANPAVVTVWAVYIVSGGLFKTGVADILGRRIIRLAGPSEPRLIGIIMLACGVMSAFMNNIGATAVLLPAVVGISRQARVPLSRLLIPLSFSSLLGGNMTMIGTPPNVLATSILAERGIPSFGFFDFTPMGLIVFGTGILYMVSIGRRLLPVRESLDVQEATSRLREYISEVRVSPDSPLVGKTLAESNLGSEYDLTVLAVIHDDRVIAPPRPETRFQPHDLIMIAGGVENLLRVRRRLKLTIEAERVMGLEEMDSDRSCIVEATLSPRSRLTGRTLREVRFRDRYGFTALAIWRHGEAILQRLRDVRLRFGDTLLLQGPRRRLPVLQESNEFLVLEPVALTSQRPGKAPISIGIMGLVLALTSLAGFHVSLAMVIGAVLMVLTGCLTMDEGYESIEWRSVFLIAGMLPLGTAMEATGTARFLADLLIEGLRSLGPIGLLMGVYVLAALSTEVMSNAAATVLIVPIAIDIALGIGASPHPFALATVIGASTSFLTPVGHQANVLVFGPGGYRFFDYTRVGLPLNLVILLVSMIFLPILWPLF; this is translated from the coding sequence ATGACCCCACAGATCCTCCTCACGCTGGCCATTATCATGGCGGCGGTGGTGCTCTTCGCCACGGAGAAGCTGCGCGTGGACGTGGTGGCTCTGCTGGTCCTCCTCGCCCTGGTGCTCACCGGCCTGGTCAGCGTGCAGGAGGCGTTCGCGGGCTTCGCCAATCCGGCCGTTGTCACCGTATGGGCCGTGTACATCGTGTCCGGGGGGCTGTTCAAGACGGGCGTGGCGGATATCCTGGGACGGCGCATCATCCGGTTGGCCGGCCCCAGCGAGCCCCGGCTCATCGGGATCATCATGTTGGCCTGCGGGGTGATGTCCGCGTTCATGAACAACATCGGCGCCACAGCCGTGTTGCTTCCGGCCGTGGTGGGGATCTCCCGCCAGGCGCGCGTTCCCTTGTCACGGTTGCTGATCCCTCTCTCGTTCTCGTCGCTCCTGGGCGGCAACATGACGATGATCGGGACCCCGCCCAACGTTTTGGCGACCAGCATACTGGCCGAGCGTGGGATCCCCTCCTTCGGGTTCTTCGATTTCACCCCCATGGGGTTGATCGTCTTCGGGACGGGCATCCTGTATATGGTGTCCATTGGCCGGCGGCTCCTCCCGGTCCGGGAGTCCCTCGATGTGCAGGAGGCGACCTCCCGGCTGCGGGAGTACATCAGCGAGGTTCGGGTTTCCCCGGACAGCCCGCTGGTGGGGAAGACGCTGGCCGAATCGAACCTGGGATCGGAGTACGACTTGACCGTCCTGGCCGTGATCCACGACGATCGGGTGATCGCTCCCCCGCGCCCGGAGACGCGCTTCCAGCCTCACGACCTCATCATGATCGCGGGTGGTGTGGAGAACCTGCTGCGGGTTCGGAGAAGGCTGAAGCTGACGATCGAGGCGGAGCGGGTGATGGGGCTGGAGGAGATGGACTCCGATAGGAGTTGCATCGTGGAGGCGACCCTATCGCCCCGGTCCCGCCTGACGGGGCGTACGCTGCGGGAGGTTCGTTTCCGGGATCGGTACGGGTTCACCGCCCTGGCCATCTGGCGGCATGGCGAGGCGATCCTGCAGCGCCTGCGTGATGTGCGGCTGCGCTTCGGCGATACATTGTTGTTGCAGGGGCCTCGTCGCCGGCTTCCCGTCCTCCAGGAGTCCAACGAGTTCCTGGTGCTGGAGCCGGTGGCGCTGACCTCCCAGCGGCCGGGGAAGGCGCCGATCTCCATCGGGATCATGGGGCTTGTGTTGGCCCTGACCAGCCTGGCCGGGTTTCACGTCTCGCTGGCCATGGTCATCGGGGCGGTGCTCATGGTCCTGACCGGATGTCTGACCATGGACGAGGGGTATGAGAGCATCGAGTGGCGCAGCGTCTTCCTGATCGCTGGCATGCTGCCGCTGGGCACGGCCATGGAGGCGACGGGAACGGCCCGCTTCCTGGCCGACCTGTTGATCGAGGGGCTGCGCAGCCTGGGGCCCATAGGGCTCCTCATGGGCGTTTACGTGCTGGCGGCGTTGAGCACCGAGGTGATGTCGAATGCGGCTGCCACCGTGCTCATCGTGCCCATCGCCATCGACATCGCCCTGGGGATCGGGGCCAGCCCGCATCCCTTCGCCCTGGCCACGGTCATCGGCGCCTCGACGAGCTTCTTGACGCCGGTGGGACATCAGGCGAACGTGTTGGTCTTCGGGCCGGGCGGGTACCGCTTCTTCGACTACACCCGGGTGGGGCTGCCCTTGAACCTTGTGATCCTGCTCGTCTCGATGATCTTCTTGCCCATCCTCTGGCCGCTTTTCTAG
- a CDS encoding ABC transporter ATP-binding protein produces the protein MPFESFEEEMEEAQKAPFNTAHFLRMMGYLRPYRRYALWVLLVLIISAGANLAEPYLLRVAVDYGIQAQDLRTLYMSVIGMVLLRLVKWAAGYTRIYLTNAIGQGVLHDLRQTLFTHIQKLSLRFYDQRPVGRIMSRITSDVDTISNLINRGLVNAAGEGISLIGIVVIMFAIEWRLALISFAVFPFLILLGARVRPAMEAAWTNVRRSISNVNANLNESINGIEVTQAFVRQERNIRTFDRLNNNILDRTMEAVRWEMIIWPSVEFVGVVGTAMVVWYGALLVLRGEVTVGFIMAFVNYLWFFWGPVSAISRTYSLLLSAMASAERIFEFLDTEPEVADRPNAITMPRIQGDIRLEHVSFRYDPDEPDVLHDIDLHIRPGETVAIVGPTGAGKTTLVNLIMRFYDPTQGRVLIDEHDLRDVQLVSLRSQMAIVLQESFMFSGTIGENIRYSQLDASDEEVRRAAQAVGLDEFIQSLEDGYDHEVGERGGRLSVGQRQLVAFARALLADPRILILDEATASVDTETERTIQRAMARLLEGRTALIIAHRLSTIRNADRILVMQDGRIVEDGTHEELLARRGLYHRLYMTQFASRPVEDVMSSHGQPAY, from the coding sequence ATGCCTTTCGAGTCCTTTGAAGAGGAGATGGAGGAGGCGCAAAAGGCGCCGTTCAATACCGCCCACTTCCTGCGGATGATGGGCTACCTCCGCCCGTACCGACGCTATGCGCTGTGGGTGCTTCTCGTCCTGATCATCAGCGCGGGGGCCAACCTGGCAGAGCCCTACCTGTTGCGGGTCGCCGTGGACTACGGGATCCAGGCCCAGGATCTGCGCACGCTCTACATGTCGGTGATCGGCATGGTGCTGCTGCGGCTCGTCAAGTGGGCCGCCGGATATACCCGCATCTACCTGACGAACGCGATCGGCCAGGGGGTGCTCCACGATCTCCGTCAGACGTTGTTCACCCACATCCAGAAGCTCTCGCTACGCTTCTACGACCAACGGCCGGTGGGGCGCATCATGTCCCGCATCACCAGCGACGTCGACACGATCAGCAACCTGATCAATCGCGGGCTGGTAAACGCCGCCGGGGAGGGCATCAGCCTGATCGGCATCGTGGTCATCATGTTCGCCATCGAGTGGCGGCTGGCGCTCATATCCTTCGCCGTCTTCCCGTTCCTGATCCTGTTGGGAGCCCGAGTGCGCCCGGCCATGGAGGCCGCCTGGACCAACGTGCGCCGCAGCATCTCCAACGTCAACGCCAATCTCAACGAGTCCATCAACGGCATCGAGGTAACCCAGGCCTTCGTACGCCAGGAGCGCAACATCCGCACCTTCGACCGCCTCAACAACAACATCCTGGACAGGACCATGGAGGCTGTGCGGTGGGAGATGATCATCTGGCCCTCGGTGGAGTTCGTGGGCGTGGTGGGCACGGCCATGGTCGTATGGTACGGGGCGCTGCTGGTCCTGCGCGGCGAGGTGACGGTCGGGTTCATCATGGCGTTCGTGAACTACCTATGGTTCTTCTGGGGGCCCGTGAGCGCCATCAGCCGCACGTACAGCCTGCTGCTCAGCGCCATGGCCTCGGCCGAGCGCATCTTCGAGTTTCTGGACACGGAGCCGGAGGTGGCCGACAGGCCGAATGCCATCACCATGCCACGGATCCAGGGTGATATCCGCCTGGAACACGTGTCCTTCCGATATGATCCGGATGAGCCGGATGTGCTGCACGACATCGACCTGCATATCCGGCCCGGGGAGACGGTGGCCATCGTCGGCCCCACCGGGGCGGGCAAGACGACGCTGGTCAACCTGATCATGCGTTTCTATGATCCCACGCAAGGTCGCGTGCTGATCGATGAACACGATCTGCGTGACGTCCAGCTGGTGTCCCTGCGCTCGCAGATGGCCATCGTGCTGCAGGAGTCCTTCATGTTCTCGGGCACCATCGGCGAGAATATCCGATACAGCCAGCTGGACGCCAGCGACGAGGAGGTTCGGAGAGCCGCACAGGCTGTGGGGCTGGACGAGTTCATCCAATCGCTGGAGGACGGCTACGATCACGAGGTGGGAGAACGGGGCGGGCGGCTTTCCGTGGGGCAGCGACAGCTGGTCGCCTTCGCCCGGGCGTTGCTGGCCGACCCGCGCATCCTGATCCTGGACGAGGCGACAGCCAGCGTGGACACGGAGACGGAGCGGACGATCCAGCGCGCCATGGCCCGGCTGTTGGAGGGGCGAACGGCCCTCATCATCGCGCATCGCCTCTCCACCATCCGCAACGCCGACCGCATCCTGGTGATGCAGGATGGCCGCATCGTGGAGGACGGCACGCATGAGGAGCTGCTGGCGCGACGAGGACTGTATCATCGCCTGTACATGACTCAGTTCGCCAGCCGGCCGGTGGAGGACGTGATGTCCTCACACGGTCAACCCGCCTATTGA
- a CDS encoding ABC transporter ATP-binding protein — translation MRNFLRLIRFLKPYRGLLAIAGVLTFVVLAGELLTPAILGWTIDRGLSRRRMDLVFLYSLLLMGVFGLRSLAAFYQGYLQNLAGQRMVRDLRHQLYERLQYLPISFYRSMPTGQIMSRVTSDVEAVQEFVAWGLLFLIAASVSFVGTFIILLVINWRLSLAVMAPILPLALVVFLFDRRIGPAWETIREQMGRLTTVLQEAISGVRVVKAFAREVHEVRRFGAQNEAYRAKNLHRAHVEARSFPLMDLLIGMCFVLLTLYGGRKVMSGEVTLGTFFAYQWYLWGVIWPVRMMGWLLSIMRQALAAIPRILEILDAPIPIDDAPHAVALPRAQGEIRFEDVWFAFPDDPERMVLKGFNLTVEPGQTVAILGGTGSGKSSVINLIPRFYDVARGRVCIDGHDVRRVQLASLRRQIGIVPQETFLFSATVRDNIAFGRPDATQEEIEAVARLAQAHDFITALPKGYDTRVGERGIGLSGGQKQRIALARALLMDPAILILDEATSSVDTETEYEIQKALEQVMATRTSVVIAQRLSTIKTADKVVVLRDGRVVEEGTHADLLARGGEYTRLYNLQFRTQEALSAEGERALAGATHNTQPATRNT, via the coding sequence ATGCGTAACTTCCTGCGACTGATCCGCTTTCTCAAACCCTATCGTGGGCTTCTGGCCATCGCCGGCGTGCTCACCTTCGTCGTGCTGGCCGGTGAGCTGCTCACACCCGCTATCCTTGGATGGACCATCGATCGGGGCCTGAGCCGCCGTCGCATGGACCTGGTGTTCCTGTACTCGCTGCTGCTCATGGGCGTGTTCGGCCTCCGCTCGCTGGCCGCCTTCTATCAGGGCTACCTGCAGAATCTGGCCGGACAACGGATGGTGCGGGATTTGCGCCATCAGCTGTACGAGCGACTCCAGTACCTGCCCATCAGCTTCTACCGGTCCATGCCCACGGGGCAGATCATGTCCCGCGTGACCAGCGACGTGGAGGCGGTGCAGGAGTTCGTGGCCTGGGGGCTGCTCTTCCTGATCGCCGCCTCGGTCTCCTTCGTCGGCACGTTCATCATCCTGTTGGTGATCAACTGGCGGCTCTCGCTGGCGGTGATGGCCCCCATCCTGCCGCTGGCGTTGGTCGTCTTCCTGTTCGATCGCCGCATCGGCCCGGCCTGGGAGACGATCCGGGAGCAGATGGGCAGACTTACCACGGTGCTGCAGGAGGCCATCAGCGGCGTGCGCGTCGTGAAGGCCTTCGCCCGTGAGGTCCACGAGGTCCGACGATTCGGCGCTCAAAACGAGGCATACCGGGCTAAAAACCTCCACCGGGCTCACGTCGAGGCCCGCTCCTTCCCGCTGATGGATCTGCTCATCGGCATGTGCTTCGTGCTGCTGACGTTGTATGGTGGACGCAAGGTGATGAGCGGAGAGGTCACCCTGGGCACCTTCTTCGCCTATCAGTGGTACCTGTGGGGCGTGATCTGGCCCGTCCGCATGATGGGCTGGCTGCTCAGCATCATGCGCCAGGCGTTGGCCGCGATCCCCCGTATCCTGGAGATCCTGGACGCGCCCATCCCCATCGACGATGCGCCCCACGCGGTGGCACTGCCCAGAGCACAGGGGGAGATCCGCTTCGAAGACGTCTGGTTCGCCTTTCCGGACGATCCGGAGCGCATGGTGCTCAAGGGGTTCAACCTCACGGTGGAGCCAGGGCAGACGGTCGCCATCCTGGGCGGCACAGGATCAGGCAAGTCCTCCGTCATCAACCTGATCCCCCGGTTCTACGATGTGGCGCGCGGCCGGGTGTGCATCGACGGGCATGACGTGCGGCGGGTGCAGCTGGCCAGTCTGCGCCGCCAGATCGGCATCGTCCCCCAGGAGACGTTCCTCTTCTCGGCGACGGTGCGGGACAACATCGCCTTCGGCCGCCCGGACGCCACCCAGGAGGAGATCGAGGCGGTGGCCCGGCTGGCGCAGGCCCATGACTTCATCACGGCGCTGCCGAAGGGATACGACACCCGCGTGGGCGAGCGAGGCATCGGCCTCTCGGGCGGCCAGAAGCAGCGGATCGCCCTGGCGCGAGCGTTGCTCATGGACCCGGCCATCCTCATCCTGGATGAGGCGACATCCAGCGTGGACACGGAGACGGAATACGAAATCCAGAAGGCGCTGGAGCAGGTCATGGCCACACGCACCAGCGTCGTCATCGCCCAGCGCCTGTCCACAATCAAGACGGCCGACAAGGTCGTGGTGCTCAGGGACGGCCGTGTGGTGGAAGAGGGCACCCACGCCGATCTGCTGGCCCGCGGCGGAGAATACACCCGTCTGTACAACCTGCAATTCCGCACGCAAGAGGCGCTATCCGCTGAGGGCGAGCGAGCCTTGGCCGGGGCGACACACAACACACAGCCCGCAACACGCAACACGTAA
- a CDS encoding DUF4111 domain-containing protein, with protein sequence MAQFGWPDCPPPVRAQVDGFLAEVRELLGENLVGVYLHGSLAMGCFNPECSDIDLLVVTRTGMSVETKRAVIEVLLRCSGRPVPIEISFLREEDLHPWRYPTPFDLHYSETWRAQNERHLATGEWRGWNRTRYRDPDLAAHITITRHRGVCLHGEPIGDVFPEVPAEDYVAALLYDFEDARDEIAENPVYGVLNLCRVYEYLLEGHISSKEEAGAWAVAAFPKVYGEVVEQALAAYRGRGDVGRFDEAALKRFARYVDERVQELLARG encoded by the coding sequence ATGGCACAATTCGGCTGGCCGGATTGTCCGCCCCCGGTGCGGGCGCAGGTGGATGGCTTTCTGGCGGAAGTGCGTGAGCTGCTGGGGGAAAACCTCGTCGGCGTGTACCTGCACGGCTCGTTGGCGATGGGCTGCTTCAACCCGGAGTGCAGCGACATCGATCTGCTGGTCGTGACCCGGACCGGCATGTCCGTGGAGACGAAGCGGGCGGTGATCGAGGTGTTGTTGCGATGCTCAGGGCGTCCGGTCCCCATCGAGATCTCCTTCCTGCGGGAGGAGGATCTGCATCCCTGGCGGTATCCCACCCCCTTTGACCTGCACTACAGCGAGACGTGGCGAGCGCAAAACGAGAGGCATCTGGCCACCGGGGAGTGGCGGGGATGGAACCGCACGCGATACAGGGATCCGGACCTGGCGGCCCACATCACGATCACCCGGCATCGGGGCGTCTGCCTCCATGGAGAGCCTATCGGGGATGTCTTCCCCGAAGTCCCGGCGGAGGACTATGTGGCGGCCCTCCTGTACGACTTCGAGGACGCCCGGGATGAGATCGCGGAGAATCCGGTGTATGGCGTCCTGAACCTCTGCCGGGTGTACGAATACCTTCTGGAGGGGCATATCTCGTCGAAGGAGGAAGCGGGGGCCTGGGCGGTTGCAGCCTTCCCAAAGGTGTACGGGGAGGTCGTGGAGCAGGCGCTCGCGGCCTATCGAGGGCGCGGCGACGTTGGGCGCTTTGACGAGGCGGCGTTGAAGCGATTCGCCCGCTATGTGGACGAGCGGGTGCAGGAGTTGCTCGCGAGAGGCTAA
- a CDS encoding MOSC domain-containing protein, which yields MATLVSIQVGLPRRWGDPDASDPMDRAWESAIAKEPVQGPIRLGSTGLAGDGQADRKNHGGPDKAVLAYAAAHYPLWRAELALPDLPHGAFGENFTIDGQTEESVCIGDVYAIGDVRVQVSQPRQPCWKIARRWRIKDLTARVVETGRIGWYLRVLAEGYVEAGMPVTLLERPFPQWTVARAMAVVQNRRQDREAALELASCPVLSQEWRDKLLVVAEDG from the coding sequence ATGGCTACTTTGGTTTCGATCCAGGTGGGGCTCCCTCGTCGTTGGGGGGATCCCGACGCGTCCGATCCGATGGATCGAGCTTGGGAGAGCGCGATCGCCAAGGAACCGGTGCAGGGGCCGATCCGGCTGGGGAGCACCGGTCTGGCCGGCGATGGCCAGGCGGATCGGAAGAATCACGGGGGGCCGGACAAGGCGGTGCTGGCCTACGCCGCCGCTCACTATCCGCTCTGGCGGGCCGAACTGGCGCTTCCGGATCTGCCCCATGGCGCCTTCGGGGAGAACTTCACCATTGACGGGCAGACGGAGGAGTCGGTTTGCATCGGGGACGTGTACGCGATCGGCGATGTGCGTGTGCAGGTCTCTCAGCCCCGTCAGCCCTGCTGGAAGATCGCACGACGGTGGCGGATCAAGGACCTGACGGCGCGGGTGGTGGAGACCGGGCGGATCGGCTGGTATCTGCGGGTGCTGGCGGAGGGATATGTGGAGGCCGGGATGCCGGTGACGCTGCTGGAGCGGCCGTTCCCCCAGTGGACGGTGGCGCGGGCTATGGCCGTGGTGCAGAATCGGCGTCAGGACCGGGAGGCGGCGTTGGAGCTGGCTTCCTGCCCTGTGCTGTCGCAGGAGTGGCGGGACAAGCTGCTCGTGGTGGCGGAGGATGGGTGA